The nucleotide sequence CTAAAATCAATATCCTTCCAAGTTAAAGATACGAGTTCGAATCTCGTTATTTGCTTTTTTATATTTTTAATTTTATAAAAATTTAATATTTTAAATAAAAATATAATGTTAAAAAGAATTAAATTTTGTTATAAAAAAACTATATTAAAATCTTTTTTACAAAAAAAAATAGGCTTTTATATTATTAAAAAAAAAATTTACATATTTAATTTTAAACAACTTTTACAAAATATAAAAATAGGGAATTCTTTTACTAAAAAATTTTTATATCGTTTATTTTATTGTTTAAAAAAGATTTATAGTAAATATATTTAATTAAAATAGAGAGATGGCAAGAAGTGGTTTAATGCATCTAACTTGAAATTAGACAAATAAATTTTCGTGGGTTCAAATCCCATTCTCTCTTAATTAACTAAATTTTATATTATTTATATATATAATATAATTTTCAATAAAAATGACTACAATTTTATATAAAAATAAAAATTATATAGCTCAACAAATATTACAAACATTAAAAAAATGTTATATTAATAAAAAAAGAAAAATTAAATATAATAAATATAATTATATTAATATAAAATTAACATATATATATTCACAAATATTATTTTTCTTAATATCTTCGTTTATTTTTTTCTGAATATTAAAACAATTTTATTTAATTAGATTTATTTATTAAATAAACTACCATGTAATAAAGCTGTTAATAAAATATTAAAAATAAATTTAATTGCAAGATAACTTTTATTATTACCTATAATTCTAACAGAGATATTTTTTAATGTATTTTCATTATTAATATCAACAATACTTATAATAAGAAAATTTTTTAAATTTAAATTCTTATATAAATAATTAGAATAAGAATTACAAATAAAAATATTTTTAGGCAATTTTTGCATGTATTCTAAACCACCAAATTTTTTTAAAATATTTATATATATATAATATAATTTAATCAATAAATTATAAGGTAAGTAATTAAATAAATATTTTAAATAAAATGTGTATAATTGTTTTAATCATTTTAATAAAATTAATTTATTTTTAAACATTATTCAATTAAAAAGAAAGTCAATCTTATAAAAAAAATTAATATAAAAATTATTTGTAAGATTAGCTAAAGATTTAATTAAATTAAAATTTTTAATTGAAGAATTTAAAAATAATAATGATCTATTATACTTACTTAATATATATAAATATAAATAAGCTTTGCTTAAATATTTTAAAATTATAAAAATATTAAAAAAATGTTTATTATTATATTTTTTATAAATATAATTTATAAATTTTTTTTGTCTATATGAAGTAGCAGATCCTATATATATAGGAATATTTATTAATGAATTTAATTTTAATAAAATCATTTGTATTAGTTTAAATAATATAAATTAAATTAATTAAAATATCTATACCATCCAGTTCCTATTAAATTTAAATCAGTTGCTATAATTTTAGATTTTAAATCTGTTAACCAGTTAACTGTATTTTTAAAAGTAAATTTAATTAAACTTCTAAAAGTTTCTTGAAAACTAATAGTTGCTAAAAATCCTGAAGAAGCTAAAATACTTTTACTTATACCTAAAATAATAGGTTTATATATAATTTGTTTATAACCAAAAAAACTATAAACATAATTTAAAGTTGTAACAAAATTAAAAGAAATAATATTTTCTTCAGTTAACATTATTTCTCCTGAAGAGATTATTTTAACAAAATTTGTCATTCGTTTTGCTAAAAGTTCAAAATATAAACTAGGCAATAAAATACCATTATAATGATATTGTTTAATTAAAGATTCAATAATTATATAATATGTATATATATAAGCTAATTTAGCCGCTTTATATTGTGAATAATATTCTAAATAATTTGAAAGTAATTTAAGAATAAAAATATTTGGAGAATAAACACCGTTAGTTAAAATAATATTTCCTCAAACTATAGAATATTTTTGTTCATAAAAAGTTTTTTGATTAATTAATGAGTATAAAAAAATTTTTTTATATTTTAATGTAAATAAAGTACATGTTCATATAAAATTTAAAGTATTTTCTTCATATAAGAAAAAATTTTTTAATAAAATTCCAGTTTTATTTGAAATTAAATGAATATGTGAATAAATTTTAGTTTCAAAAATATTATCTAAATGTATTAAATTAAATGTAATATCTTTAATTTTTGTATTAATATTTAAATATAAATTTTTAATTTTAAAAAAGAAATTTTTAAAAAAAATTATTGAATATTTTCAATTTTTATTACAAATTCAAGTAAAAGTTAAAAATAAATATTTTTTATATAGAATTATCAATTTTTTAAATTTAGGAGCTTTATTTTTTTTAGTAAAAGAAGGAAAAAGATTTAAATCAGTTAAATTATAAAAGTTTCTGTGAAAAATTTTATTAAAAGAGTTTCTATTAATTAAATTATTGTTATAAAAATAAAGATTTTTTAAAGAATTTACAGCTATAAATAAGAATTTTGATTTAAAAAAATCTATAAAAAAATAATTTTTTTGAATAAGTTTTTTAAGAGTATTAAAAAAAATAAATTTTTTTATATTAGTTGAATATATATCATAAATATTTAAAATTTTATTTATTTTAAAATTTTTAGTTAAATTATAGAATTTATAATAATATAAAGTATTAATAATTGGTAAATATTTATTTAAATAATTTCTATTATTTATATATAAATTATTCAAATTTTTATATAAAAATAAAGGTTTACAAGTATAATTATAGTATAATTTAAAATTTATTTTAATAGAATTATATTTTAATTTATTAAAATTTAAAATCTGTTTATTAAATATTATTTTATTAATACATTATATAATTTTCTATAATTGTATATTAAGTGAATTTGTTATAGTGATTAAATTTAGGTTTTTACCAAATAAATTAAATATTTTTTTATTTAATTTAAATTTAGATCTTTTTTCTAATAATAAAAATTTATTTTTAAAATTATAATTAATATAAACTGAAAATAAAAAGTTATTAAATTTTTTATTAAAATATTTTTTAAATGTAAAATTTAAAATCTTATAATTTTTTATAAATAATTTATTATATCTTAAATTAAATGAAGTTTTACAAAATAGACCTTTATTATATAAATTAATTGGATAATAAAAAAGACATTTATTTAACACTAAGGTTTTTTGTAAATGTAATATAATTCATTTTTTAAAATTATTTATAATTAAATATTGTAAACTATTTTGAAATAAAATTTCTCCAAATAATAAAGTATTTTTAGTTTTATTTAAAATTAAAGAACAAGAAAAATAAAAATTTCTTTGATATAAAAATTTAATTAATAAAAAATAAAAAGGAAATTTATAACTATAAATAGCTGTTGATTTAGTATAAAACAAATATAGAAATTTATATTTTAAAAAATAAAAAATAGTTTTATCTAAATTATATTTATTAAATATCGAATAAAATTTTATTTTAAATAAATTATTTTTTTTATTAAATAAATTTAATATTATTAAAAAATTTTTATTATATTCAAAATTTAAATATTTTAAAGATCCTAAATTATAATTAACTAAAGATTTTATCTTTTTACATATTTTAAAATTTTTCTTTTTATATAATAAAAATAAGTTTAATAAATTATTTTTTAAAAAAAATTGTGTTTGTAGAGAAATAGATGATATTCCTCCTGTATGAAAAGTTCGTAAAGTCATTTGAGTAACAGGTTCTCCTATAGATTCTCCTATTAAAACTCCCATGCTTTGACTTAAAAATGTTTTTTGAAAGAAAGTAAATCCAAAACATTTTGAACAAACTGTTCTTCCACTTAAACATAATTTAATAGAATTTAAGGATAAAGTTAAATTTTTATTATTAATTAATAATAATTTTAATTTATTAATTAAATTATAATTTAGAAAGAAACCTTGTAAAAAAAGTTGCTTACCAGTAGATATATTTTTAATATTTTCTTGAATAGTTTTACCGTATAAAATTAAATAAAATGGTAAATCTAAAAATCCTTTATAAGATAAATTCCATTTAAATGTAAAAAAATTATTTGTACCACAATTATATTCTTTTATTACTACTTCTTGAATAGACTCAACTAAACGACGTGTTAAATACCCAGCATTTGCTGTTTTTAATGAAGTATCTAAAATTCCTTTTCTTGCTCCATAACATGAAATAAAATATTCATAAGCTTTTAATCCTTTATTAAAACTCTGCATAACAGGTATTTTAAATAAAAAACCTCTAGCATTCATTAAATATCCACGTAAACCTATTAATTGACGTATTTGATTTCAATTTGCTTTACGTCCAGTATTCATCATTATATGTAAAGAAGAATAAAAAGGATTAACAGTTTTATAAGAAGTAAGTAGATAAAAAAATTGTTTATAAATTTTTTTATTACTTATTTTCATTAAAGTATTTAAATTTTTATATGAATTAAAAATATCTTTAAATTGAAAATTTAATCTTAAATATTCGTTTTTTCTTAATAGTGGTGATAAATAAAAATAACTATTAAAATCTTCTAGATTTAAATTAATTGGATTTTGTAATGCATATTCAAATCCTAAAGAAATTAATTCTTGAAATAGTTTAAAGCTAACAGTTAAATCTAATTTTTGAATTATACGTTGTTCTAATTGTGAAATATTAATACGCATCATTTTAATTAAATAAATATAAATAATATTGTAATAATATTCTTCCTAAAGTACTTAGAATATATTTTTTAAATATAATGTTTATATTATAATTTTTTTCTAAACATCTTATTCAGATAGGTGAATCTAATTTAATTAAATTAAAGAAAAAACTACTTATAACATCATATAAATTAGCAAAAATAGTGTTATTATATAAAACCATACCATTTAAATTTAATAAAGTAGAAATACCTAAAATTATACTTTGAGATAATTTAAACATATTTCGTAAATATGTTGGAGAAAAAATATTTTTATCAAAAGCCATTAATTTTTTTGCTTCTTGTTTAGCTATTTTAGATAAAATTAAAAATAATCCCATTTGATCTCCATCAAAATCAGCATTAAAACTTGAGCAACCTACAGGATATAATTTAATACCTTCAAATTCTATTAAATAAGGTTTAAATGCTTGTATATTCATTCTATGTAAAGTAGGAGCTCTATTTAATAAAACTATTTCTTTAGTAATTAAGAATTTTAAAATTCGTTTTAAAAGAATTGGGTTATATTGAGTAATATAAGAAGCTCTTAATAATGTAATTATAGATAAATCTTTTTTTAAAAAATTAAGAAGCATTGGTTTAAATAGGTCTAAACTTAAATTTAACGGTAAACCTATATTTTTATAAATTAAATCAGATCCAGGAAGTATAACTGATCTACCTGAAAAATCAATTCTTTTTCCTAAAATATATTGTCTAAATTTTCCTTTTTTACCTTGTAAAGTAAAGCAATTAGATGAAGAAGGTTTAGTTTTTATATTTAATAAGTCATCAATAGAACATTGTAATAATTGTTTATCGATTAATTCAAAAAAGAAAGGAATAGAATGACGTAAAATTTTTCATCTTTTTAATCTATTGTTTCGTAATATAATAATTTTATAAAGATTATTAATTAAAGATGAAACAAATAATTTTTGTTTTATTTTAACTAAAGGTCTAAGACCTGCTGGTATTACAGGAAGAACAGTTAAAAATAATCATTCAGGATTAATATTATTAAGTAAAAATAAATGTAAAATAGATAATTTTTTTAATAATTTTTTTTTAATATTATTATTAGAAAAATATAATTCATAATACATTTCTTTACAAAATACCAATTCATTTAATAAATTATATTCTTTTAAAATTTGTTTGAACCATTCAGAAATAAAAAGTAATTTAGAAAAAATTCAATTAAAATTATATTGTTTTTGATTTTTTTTATATGAAAATAAAGAAAATATTTTATAATAAAGCAAAATTTTT is from Toxoplasma gondii RH apicoplast, complete genome and encodes:
- a CDS encoding RNA polymerase beta' chain (in frame UGA codons predicted to encode tryptophan), yielding MKKIFIKNNTIGFRLSLASPNLIIKWSLKYIKNFFILGEVIEPFTINFKTGYPEPNGLFCERIFGPLLSWKCRCGINFINYTNINTFCNFCGVEININQSRRWRMGFINLATPIAHKWYVKDILSLLLHIPINELKILLYYKIFSLFSYKKNQKQYNFNWIFSKLLFISEWFKQILKEYNLLNELVFCKEMYYELYFSNNNIKKKLLKKLSILHLFLLNNINPEWLFLTVLPVIPAGLRPLVKIKQKLFVSSLINNLYKIIILRNNRLKRWKILRHSIPFFFELIDKQLLQCSIDDLLNIKTKPSSSNCFTLQGKKGKFRQYILGKRIDFSGRSVILPGSDLIYKNIGLPLNLSLDLFKPMLLNFLKKDLSIITLLRASYITQYNPILLKRILKFLITKEIVLLNRAPTLHRMNIQAFKPYLIEFEGIKLYPVGCSSFNADFDGDQMGLFLILSKIAKQEAKKLMAFDKNIFSPTYLRNMFKLSQSIILGISTLLNLNGMVLYNNTIFANLYDVISSFFFNLIKLDSPIWIRCLEKNYNINIIFKKYILSTLGRILLQYYLYLFN
- a CDS encoding ORF C (similar to Plasmodium falciparum plastid genome ORF79), which codes for MLKRIKFCYKKTILKSFLQKKIGFYIIKKKIYIFNFKQLLQNIKIGNSFTKKFLYRLFYCLKKIYSKYI
- a CDS encoding ribosomal protein S2 (in frame UGA codons predicted to encode tryptophan); its protein translation is MILLKLNSLINIPIYIGSATSYRQKKFINYIYKKYNNKHFFNIFIILKYLSKAYLYLYILSKYNRSLLFLNSSIKNFNLIKSLANLTNNFYINFFYKIDFLFNWIMFKNKLILLKWLKQLYTFYLKYLFNYLPYNLLIKLYYIYINILKKFGGLEYMQKLPKNIFICNSYSNYLYKNLNLKNFLIISIVDINNENTLKNISVRIIGNNKSYLAIKFIFNILLTALLHGSLFNK
- a CDS encoding ORF D (in frame UGA codon predicted to encode tryptophan; similar to Plasmodium falciparum plastid genome ORF105) is translated as MTTILYKNKNYIAQQILQTLKKCYINKKRKIKYNKYNYINIKLTYIYSQILFFLISSFIFFWILKQFYLIRFIY